Proteins encoded together in one Candidatus Xianfuyuplasma coldseepsis window:
- a CDS encoding pentapeptide repeat-containing protein: MKTRKRPIIKTWLEDFTDDIVLDSEELRIEYKTIANRTIPPFHGQRVIFDTVIFQNCTFSDSLMERSEFMDCQFKHCTFTNNKLKHSNLIRCEFIHSKLDGTHFTDSQLEDILIKDCTGRYLDSVETTWKVVEVINSNLDESTWFTCKLRDLSLQSVSLLKSDFYDTSLKGVDLSSSIIDGMKTDIHNIQGAIISSEQAVLLCNLIGVNVK; the protein is encoded by the coding sequence ATGAAAACACGAAAACGCCCCATTATTAAAACATGGTTAGAAGATTTTACCGACGATATTGTCCTTGATTCCGAAGAACTACGTATTGAGTACAAAACGATTGCGAATCGTACCATCCCACCGTTTCATGGACAACGGGTGATTTTTGATACGGTTATTTTTCAAAATTGTACCTTCTCTGATTCATTAATGGAACGATCTGAGTTTATGGATTGTCAATTCAAGCATTGCACCTTTACAAACAATAAACTCAAACACTCTAATCTCATCCGATGTGAGTTCATTCACAGTAAATTGGATGGTACCCATTTTACCGATAGTCAACTTGAAGATATCCTGATAAAGGACTGTACTGGGCGATATTTGGATAGTGTAGAGACAACATGGAAAGTCGTTGAAGTAATTAATTCGAATCTAGATGAATCTACCTGGTTCACATGCAAACTCCGCGACTTGTCGCTACAGAGTGTTTCCTTATTGAAATCGGACTTTTATGATACCTCCTTAAAAGGAGTTGATTTATCCTCATCCATAATCGATGGCATGAAAACGGATATCCACAATATCCAAGGAGCCATCATTTCTAGTGAACAAGCTGTGTTATTATGCAATTTAATTGGTGTAAATGTCAAATAA
- a CDS encoding VOC family protein, with protein sequence MGQIIPFVTVDNAMDAIAFYKDVFGAEIQGDITMLEDVPGMDKSTYKGKVGHCTLKIHDSTLFINDAIDEVMLTPGDRIQFVLELPDEKTLRTTFENLSLSGKVVSELQEVFWGALFGTVKDQFNITWQIYYGHK encoded by the coding sequence ATGGGACAAATCATTCCGTTTGTAACCGTCGATAATGCGATGGATGCGATCGCATTTTATAAGGACGTTTTTGGAGCTGAAATTCAAGGAGACATCACGATGTTAGAAGATGTACCTGGGATGGATAAGTCAACGTATAAAGGAAAGGTTGGTCATTGTACTTTGAAAATCCATGATTCTACCTTATTTATAAACGACGCAATTGATGAAGTTATGTTAACTCCTGGTGACCGAATTCAGTTTGTATTAGAATTACCAGATGAAAAAACACTACGAACAACGTTTGAAAATCTGTCATTATCCGGAAAAGTCGTTTCAGAACTCCAAGAAGTATTCTGGGGTGCATTATTTGGAACCGTAAAAGATCAGTTCAACATAACATGGCAGATCTACTATGGTCATAAATAA
- a CDS encoding ATP-binding protein, which produces MLKRKIEIYLRDWKQKNKKKSLIVEGPRQVGKTTSVIDFANQSYDSKHILYIDFHKRPELIEIFEPNLDAGRIIHLLRVYFPEVQLVKGESILIFDNVQECERALISLRSFTSQGEYDVIAIGSFLGNMYKTMNSFPVGYVERYAMGSLDFEEFCWANGYEEDIIDVVEEHFTDLNPLLKATHNVFMDLFREYMAIGGMPQVVAAYTEDRDFKQAYSMLEDLLELYENDIIRYSPSRMGHKAVECLNSLPVQLYRDNKKFQYKSVSEGGRRSKYEASVEWLIDAGIVLQASNVKYPKKPLHSNVRSDCFKLYLHDPGLFVAMLGDEIQLEILRGGMDAYNGAIYETVMASLFSKVGQTLYYFEKNSKLSVDFLITRHREMHAVEVKSADNPKSKVLPSLIENYGVTIGVKMGTKNIEQQDHIVTMPIYMVMFMERN; this is translated from the coding sequence ATGTTAAAACGAAAAATTGAGATATATTTACGTGATTGGAAGCAAAAAAACAAGAAAAAATCTCTAATTGTTGAAGGACCGCGACAAGTAGGTAAAACAACAAGTGTAATTGACTTTGCTAATCAAAGTTACGATTCGAAGCACATATTATACATCGACTTTCACAAACGGCCGGAGTTAATTGAAATATTCGAACCGAATTTGGATGCTGGTCGGATTATCCATTTACTTCGAGTATACTTCCCTGAAGTTCAGTTAGTCAAAGGCGAAAGTATCCTAATTTTCGACAACGTTCAAGAGTGCGAACGAGCACTCATTTCACTTCGATCATTTACATCTCAAGGAGAGTATGATGTTATTGCTATTGGATCGTTTTTAGGGAACATGTATAAGACGATGAATAGTTTTCCTGTTGGGTATGTAGAACGATATGCAATGGGGTCTCTTGATTTTGAAGAATTTTGCTGGGCGAATGGTTATGAAGAAGATATTATTGATGTTGTAGAAGAACATTTTACAGATTTAAATCCGCTTTTAAAAGCGACCCATAATGTATTTATGGATTTATTCCGAGAATATATGGCAATAGGTGGAATGCCGCAGGTGGTTGCTGCATATACTGAAGATAGGGATTTTAAACAAGCCTACTCGATGTTAGAGGATTTACTGGAGTTATATGAGAATGATATTATTCGATACAGTCCATCACGAATGGGACACAAGGCAGTTGAATGTCTCAATTCATTGCCGGTGCAACTGTATCGAGACAACAAAAAATTTCAATATAAAAGTGTGTCTGAAGGCGGCCGCAGATCCAAATATGAAGCCAGTGTTGAGTGGCTAATTGATGCGGGTATTGTCCTTCAAGCAAGCAATGTTAAATATCCGAAAAAACCGCTTCACTCTAATGTCCGAAGTGATTGCTTTAAACTTTATTTACACGATCCTGGTTTGTTTGTTGCAATGCTAGGTGATGAGATTCAACTTGAAATTCTTCGTGGTGGTATGGATGCCTATAATGGAGCGATTTACGAAACGGTTATGGCAAGTCTATTTTCAAAAGTAGGGCAAACGTTATATTACTTTGAAAAGAACTCGAAACTATCGGTTGATTTCTTAATTACCCGTCATCGTGAAATGCACGCAGTAGAAGTCAAATCAGCTGACAATCCCAAGTCCAAAGTATTACCTTCGTTGATAGAAAATTATGGGGTTACAATTGGCGTAAAAATGGGAACAAAAAATATTGAGCAACAAGATCATATTGTAACAATGCCGATTTATATGGTAATGTTTATGGAACGAAATTAA
- the rpsL gene encoding 30S ribosomal protein S12, whose amino-acid sequence MPTINQLVRKGRKSKTKKSKSPSLSVGFNSIKKQHTNNPSPQKRGVCTRVATMTPRKPNSALRKFARVRLSNGLEVTAYIPGEGHKLQEHSVVLIRGGRVKDLAGVRYHIVRGTLDTTGVENRKQGRSKYGTKKA is encoded by the coding sequence ATGCCTACGATTAATCAGTTAGTACGTAAAGGAAGAAAAAGCAAAACAAAAAAATCAAAATCACCTAGTTTATCTGTTGGGTTTAACTCAATTAAGAAACAGCACACAAACAACCCTAGCCCACAAAAACGTGGTGTATGTACACGTGTTGCAACAATGACCCCACGGAAACCGAACTCAGCACTTCGTAAATTTGCTCGTGTTCGTTTGTCTAATGGACTTGAAGTAACAGCCTATATTCCTGGAGAAGGACACAAATTACAAGAACACAGCGTGGTATTAATACGCGGTGGACGTGTAAAAGACTTAGCGGGAGTTCGCTATCACATCGTACGTGGTACGCTAGATACAACCGGAGTTGAAAATCGAAAACAAGGTCGTTCGAAATACGGAACGAAGAAAGCATAA
- the rpsG gene encoding 30S ribosomal protein S7, with amino-acid sequence MPRKGHIAKRDVLPDPIYNSKLVTKLINNIMLDGKKGTAQSILYSAFQRVESITNQPPIEVFEEALNNIMPTFEVRSRRIGGQNYQVPVEVRPERRYTLGLRWLTLYARLRNEKTMEERLAKEIVDAAQGNGASVKKKDDVHRMAEANKAFAHYRW; translated from the coding sequence ATGCCTCGTAAAGGTCACATAGCAAAAAGAGATGTTTTACCGGATCCAATTTATAATTCAAAACTTGTGACAAAATTGATTAATAATATCATGTTGGACGGTAAAAAAGGGACTGCTCAAAGTATTTTATATAGTGCATTCCAACGAGTTGAATCAATAACAAATCAACCACCAATCGAAGTCTTCGAAGAAGCTTTAAATAATATTATGCCGACATTTGAAGTACGATCCCGAAGAATAGGTGGGCAAAACTATCAAGTGCCAGTAGAAGTACGTCCTGAGCGACGTTATACGCTTGGACTTCGATGGTTAACCCTATACGCAAGATTGCGTAATGAGAAAACAATGGAAGAGCGATTGGCGAAAGAAATCGTCGACGCAGCACAAGGAAATGGTGCTTCTGTTAAGAAAAAAGACGATGTACACAGAATGGCAGAAGCAAACAAAGCATTTGCCCATTATCGATGGTAG
- the fusA gene encoding elongation factor G encodes MAREYSLKMTRNIGIMAHIDAGKTTATERILYHTGRIHKIGETHDGASQMDWMEQEQERGITITSAATTAHWREHRVNIIDTPGHVDFTVEVSRSLRVLDGSVALLDAQAGVEPQTETVWRQANDYKVPRIVFANKMDKIGADFAFSVRTLGERLGANAAAIQWPIGSEADFDGIIDLVEMTAWMYDGAPEEIPEEVEIPDYLQETAEEKRIELIETVAELDEELMMLYLEGEEIDADTLRTAIRNATLSVQFFPVLCGSAFKNKGVKLLLDAVIAYLPSPLDVAAVKGIDKQGEDLIIEASDQAEFAALAFKVMTDPFVGKLTFFRVYAGKLAKGSYVYNATKEKKERVGRILQMHANSREEIDMVYAGDIAAAVGLKNTSTGDTLCNDKNYIILEKMVFPEPVISVAIEPNSRADQDKMGIALSKLAEEDPTFRTYTDQETGQTIIAGMGELHLDIIVDRMKREFKVAANVGQPQVSYRETITTSAQIEGKFVRQSGGRGQYGHVWIEFEPNPEKGYEFVDKIVGGVVPREYIPVVNKGLEESLESGILAGYPIIDLKATLYDGSYHDVDSSEMAFKIAASMALKKAKEACKAILLEPLMNVDVIVPDEYLGNVIGDITSRRGRMEGQTQRGNALQITAKVPLAEMFGYATSLRSNTQGRGNYTMQFSHYEACPKSIAEEVIKRRNG; translated from the coding sequence ATGGCTCGAGAGTATAGTTTAAAAATGACTCGTAATATAGGGATCATGGCTCATATCGATGCTGGTAAGACAACGGCTACGGAACGTATTCTGTATCACACTGGACGTATTCACAAAATTGGTGAAACCCACGATGGGGCGAGCCAAATGGACTGGATGGAACAAGAACAAGAACGTGGAATTACAATCACATCGGCAGCAACCACTGCCCATTGGAGAGAACACCGCGTCAACATCATTGATACGCCAGGACACGTCGATTTTACAGTAGAGGTATCACGATCACTTCGTGTCTTAGACGGTAGTGTAGCCTTGTTGGATGCACAAGCAGGTGTTGAACCCCAAACTGAAACAGTTTGGCGTCAAGCAAACGATTATAAAGTTCCGCGAATTGTATTTGCGAACAAAATGGATAAAATTGGAGCCGACTTTGCCTTTAGTGTTCGCACATTAGGGGAACGCTTAGGTGCAAACGCCGCTGCCATCCAATGGCCCATTGGTAGTGAAGCGGACTTTGATGGAATCATCGACCTAGTGGAAATGACCGCATGGATGTACGATGGTGCACCCGAAGAAATTCCTGAAGAAGTAGAGATTCCAGATTACCTACAAGAAACAGCTGAAGAAAAACGGATCGAGTTAATCGAGACCGTTGCCGAATTGGATGAAGAATTAATGATGCTTTACCTCGAAGGTGAAGAGATCGATGCGGATACCCTTCGCACTGCCATCCGAAACGCAACATTAAGCGTTCAATTCTTCCCTGTATTATGTGGATCAGCATTTAAAAACAAAGGAGTAAAATTACTCCTGGATGCCGTGATTGCATATTTACCTTCACCCCTAGATGTCGCTGCCGTCAAAGGAATCGACAAACAAGGTGAAGACTTAATCATAGAAGCATCGGATCAAGCGGAATTTGCTGCCCTCGCATTTAAAGTTATGACCGACCCATTTGTTGGGAAACTAACGTTCTTCCGGGTGTATGCCGGGAAATTAGCCAAAGGTTCGTATGTATATAATGCAACCAAGGAAAAGAAAGAACGTGTTGGTCGAATCTTACAAATGCATGCGAATAGCCGTGAGGAGATCGATATGGTGTACGCCGGAGACATAGCGGCCGCCGTTGGACTGAAAAACACTTCCACCGGCGATACCTTATGTAACGATAAGAACTATATCATCTTAGAAAAAATGGTCTTCCCAGAACCGGTAATCAGCGTTGCCATTGAACCCAATAGCCGCGCCGATCAAGATAAAATGGGAATCGCCTTAAGCAAACTGGCCGAAGAAGATCCAACGTTTAGAACGTATACGGATCAAGAAACAGGCCAAACAATCATCGCTGGTATGGGTGAACTTCACCTCGATATCATCGTTGATCGGATGAAACGCGAATTCAAGGTTGCCGCAAACGTCGGACAACCACAAGTATCCTATCGTGAGACGATTACAACCTCGGCTCAAATCGAAGGTAAATTCGTGCGTCAATCCGGGGGACGTGGACAATATGGACATGTCTGGATTGAATTTGAACCGAATCCGGAAAAAGGATACGAGTTCGTCGATAAAATCGTTGGTGGGGTTGTTCCAAGAGAATACATTCCGGTCGTTAATAAAGGACTGGAAGAAAGCTTGGAATCCGGTATTCTTGCTGGATACCCAATCATCGACTTGAAAGCTACCTTATATGATGGTAGTTACCATGACGTTGACAGTAGTGAGATGGCGTTTAAAATTGCCGCAAGCATGGCGCTGAAAAAAGCCAAAGAAGCTTGTAAAGCAATTCTGTTAGAACCACTGATGAATGTTGATGTCATCGTACCGGATGAATATCTCGGTAACGTCATTGGCGACATTACAAGTCGTCGCGGACGCATGGAAGGTCAAACCCAACGTGGTAACGCCCTCCAAATTACTGCTAAAGTTCCCCTCGCAGAAATGTTTGGGTATGCTACATCGCTTCGCTCTAATACACAGGGCCGCGGGAACTACACAATGCAGTTTTCACATTATGAAGCATGCCCTAAGTCAATTGCCGAAGAAGTTATCAAACGTCGAAACGGGTAA